The following are encoded together in the Humulus lupulus chromosome 5, drHumLupu1.1, whole genome shotgun sequence genome:
- the LOC133778853 gene encoding uncharacterized protein LOC133778853 — protein MDKVISWNVQGINNQQKQRLVKQFIASQRVGLVGLLETRVKAQKLGALYLNLFAGWCFTSNNAWHPGGRIVGRRWLWKDLQDLNIKGPWIVMGDFNDILAKEERIGNRVRYNTSTDFIDCVANCKLEDVKYSGNFYNWCNKQHGEDRIYSKIDRVLANQAWLSLFPEAEAVFVNEGLFDHTPAVFTVYANVPCGRKPFKYFNMWSTHPDYCKKVEEIWQQHFTGTKMYRLITKLKALKSVFKEINTQGYSDIISAEIHARDHLADCQDRLKCDPLNSQKSKLNWARNGDENSTLFHLIIRERRRQNRILSIIDARGNRVDEPIQVIEAFLSFYQELLGSTMLQRKKVLAGVMVQGPTVTESQSELLLKDYSKDEVRKVIFEIPGNKAPGPDGYGSYFYQENWNLIGDEVAEAILSF, from the exons ATGGATAAAGTAATCAGCTGGAATGTCCAAGGGATTAACAACCAACAAAAACAGCGATTAGTAAAGCAATTCATTGCTTCTCAGAGAGTTGGTTTGGTTGGTCTGCTCGAGACAAGAGTAAAGGCTCAGAAACTAGGAGCcttatatttgaatttgtttgcTGGTTGGTGCTTCACTTCAAATAATGCATGGCATCCAGGAGGCCGAATTGTG GGGAGGAGATGGCTCTGGAAAGACCTTCAAGATCTGAATATTAAGGGGCCTTGGATTGTGATGGGTGACTTTAATGATATCTTAGCAAAAGAGGAGAGGATTGGCAATAGAGTGAGATATAATACCTCCACTGACTTTATTGACTGTGTAGCAAATTGCAAACTTGAGGATGTCAAATATAGTGGGAATTTTTATAATTGGTGCAATAAACAACATGGAGAGGATAGAATCTATTCTAAGATAGACCGTGTACTAGCAAACCAAGCTTGGCTGAGTTTGTTCCCGGAAGCTGAGGCAGTTTTTGTGAATGAGGGGTTGTTTGATCATACACCAGCTGTCTTCACGGTATATGCAAATGTTCCTTGTGGTAGGAAGCCTTTCAAGTATTTCAATATGTGGTCTACGCACCCAGATTATTGTAAGAAGGTTGAAGAGATCTGGCAGCAACATTTTACAGGGACAAAAATGTATAGGCTAATTACCAAGTTGAAGGCACTAAAGTCAGTGTTCAAGGAAATCAACACTCAAGGCTACTCTGATATAATTAGTGCCGAAATTCATGCTAGAGATCATCTAGCTGACTGTCAAGATAGGCTTAAGTGTGATCCTTTGAACTCT CAGAAGTCGAAACTAAATTGGGctagaaatggagatgaaaattcAACTTTGTTTCATCTCATTATTCGGGAAAGAAGAAGGCAAAACAGAATTCTATCTATTATTGATGCAAGAGGGAATCGGGTAGATGAACCTATACAAGTCATTGAAGCTTTTTTAAGCTTCTATCAAGAGCTTTTGGGTAGTACGATGCTGCAAAGAAAGAAAGTACTGGCTGGTGTGATGGTTCAAGGTCCTACAGTAACAGAGTCCCAATCAGAGCTACTTTTGAAAGATTACTCAAAAGATGAGGTGAGGAAAGTGATATTCGAAATCCCTGGAAATAAAGCACCAGGACCGGATGGTTATGGGAGTTACTTTTACCAAGAAAACTGGAATTTAATTGGAGACGAAGTTGCTGAAGCTATTTTATCCTTCTGA
- the LOC133780272 gene encoding uncharacterized protein LOC133780272: MALFIRINTTTFVLVSLLTLLFLISPMVSSGRVDQGFIKVASSATNNPIQALQEKGKPARKLGMVEVEAVLDYDDAEPNPRHDPRRRRSNP; the protein is encoded by the exons ATGGCTCTTTTTATTAGGATCAACACTACTACCTTTGTTCTAGTTTCTCTCCTAACACTATTGTTCCTCATTAGTCCCATGGTTTCATCAG GTAGAGTTGATCAAGGCTTCATCAAGGTGGCCAGTAGTGCTACTAATAACCCCATCCAAGCACTTCAAGAG AAGGGTAAGCCTGCTAGGAAGCTTGGAATGGTTGAAGTTGAAGCAGTGCTGGATTATGATGATGCCGAACCCAACCCAAGGCACGACCCAAGAAGGAGAAGATCAAACCCTTAA